TAGAGCGCAGTGATGACCTGAGCGGCAGCGACGATGGGGTCTCGCGTTTCCCGGGGGCGAGCGGCATGGCCGCCCCGGCCCTGGATGCAAATTTCTATTTCGGCACAATTGGCTGTGAGTACGCCCTTGCGCGTGCCCACGGTGCCTGCTGGACGCGAGGGATCGAGGTGAAGGCTGAGCAGACCGCAGACGTTTTTGAGGGCACCAAAGGCGATCATGTCTTTGGCACCCCGGTTGGTTTCTTCAGCTGGTTGAAAGATGGCGCGCCAGTGTACAGGCCACGGCAATATCTGGTCGCATTCCAGAAGGCCCAGAACAGCGCCGAGCACGGTGGCTGTATGACCATCGTGTCCACAGGCGTGCATTACGCCTGGTACGCGGCTGCGATAGGGCACGTTTTTGGCATCTTGTATGCGAAGTGCGTCGATATCGGCTCGCATGCCTATACGCGTTTTTTCCAATGTATTGTCGGCTATAACGCCACAACCTCTGGGACCCGTCTGTACATGGCATCCGGTCTGTTGTAATAATTTGACGAGATAGCGCGTGGTTTCCACTTCTCGACCGCTGGGTTCTGGATACATGTGCAGATCGCGGCGGACGCGTACAATTTTTTTGCGTTGAGCGTCAATGGCACGGTCGAGTTTTTGTGTCCATTTGTTGGGCATATATCTTAAAATAGGAATTATTTTTTTTTATGCTATAAATTGTTTTAGCCAGTTCGCCTGTTGCTGAATGCCTATTTCCGCTTGACTTCGCGTCGTGTATGGTTGAAATTAGACGGGCATTTTAAGTTTTGTAAGTTAAATAATCGGGAGATATTTCCAAGGAGTGTGTTATGTGGCGACGACAAGAAGTGCATCGCGATTTTTTCTGGGTAGGGCTCGTTGTTGGTCTTGCTCTTGGCGGACTCGCTATTCTGGGATTGTTTTTGGGAACGGAAGCGGGGCGGAATACACGCTCGCGCCTGGGAGAAGCCGTTCAACGCGTGCGTAGCCGTTTTAATGGTTCCGCAAAATCTCAGGAATCACCTGCTGAAGCGGGATATATAGATTAGAAGAATTTCAAGATGGGTGAGTTTCTGGTTTGAACTAACCGAGTAGAGAGGTGAGACGCGAGAAGTAAGACGCGAGAGCGTTTTTACTTCTTGCGTTTTTGTATCTGATGAATTTGCTTTCTAAACCCGATGGATATCCCATTTATGCCGTTGTGGAAAATGTTCGTTCACTGTTTAATGTGGGCGCAATTTTTCGCTCGGCAGACGGGATCAATGCATCGGGGGTTTATTTGACGGGGTTTACGGGGTGTCCCCCGCGCAAGGAGATCAGCCGCGTGGCGTTGGGCGCAGAAGAGGCCGTGCCCTGGCATTATGAACGGGATACAGAAGAGGTAATTGGCGGTTTGCGCTCACAAGGTGTGCAGGTGGTTGCATTAGAGCAAACGCCAGATAGTGTCGATTTTCGAAATTTTTGCTATCGCTGGCCGGTGGCTGTGATTTTGGGCCATGAGGTGATGGGCGTGCGTCCCGAGACACTGTGTTTGTGCGACGGCGTTGTGCATATTCCAATGTTGGGAACAAAAGTGTCTCTAAATGTGTCTGTAGCTACAGGGGTTATGCTTTATGAACTGTTGTCCATTTTTGAGAGACAACGAGATAGGGAGTGGTAAATTACTCACACAAAGACACTAAGCCACAAAGGGGACAGGGGCTGGTTGGGTTGAGTGGTTGGGACTGGCCGCTTTGCCGACGACTGAGAAAGGACGTATCCCGATGAATTTACGCTTTTGCGCTGTGCTGTGTATGCTTATGGTCTTGAATGGAGAGGAACTGCGGGCTGAAACGAAGGTGTTTTGGGTGGCTAACGGTCCTATGGCATCGGATTTTGATGGCGATGGCGAGGTGACGTTTACCGATTTTTTGCACCTTGTCAATAATTTTAATGCGGATCCCGAGGATGAGAGCTATGACCCTCGCACGGACTTGGATGAGGACGGGGTCACGAATTTTAACGATTTTTTGGCATTTAGTTCTTCTTATGGTCAAGCGCAAACATCTGATGAACCGAGCGGAGATCGATATATTATTTATGTGGCGGATGTAGATGATAGTTCGGTTATAGCACTGGATTCCGATTCACATCTGATACTCGA
This DNA window, taken from Gemmatimonadota bacterium, encodes the following:
- a CDS encoding YtxH domain-containing protein, with translation MWRRQEVHRDFFWVGLVVGLALGGLAILGLFLGTEAGRNTRSRLGEAVQRVRSRFNGSAKSQESPAEAGYID
- a CDS encoding RNA methyltransferase translates to MNLLSKPDGYPIYAVVENVRSLFNVGAIFRSADGINASGVYLTGFTGCPPRKEISRVALGAEEAVPWHYERDTEEVIGGLRSQGVQVVALEQTPDSVDFRNFCYRWPVAVILGHEVMGVRPETLCLCDGVVHIPMLGTKVSLNVSVATGVMLYELLSIFERQRDREW
- a CDS encoding amidohydrolase; protein product: MPNKWTQKLDRAIDAQRKKIVRVRRDLHMYPEPSGREVETTRYLVKLLQQTGCHVQTGPRGCGVIADNTLEKTRIGMRADIDALRIQDAKNVPYRSRVPGVMHACGHDGHTATVLGAVLGLLECDQILPWPVHWRAIFQPAEETNRGAKDMIAFGALKNVCGLLSLHLDPSRPAGTVGTRKGVLTANCAEIEICIQGRGGHAARPRETRDPIVAAAQVITALYQSLPRNVDTYDPIVISIGHISAGENPNVIPGQALLRGTLRTLSGSSQAQAMDHILKIANGIANLTDTQIDVRFLTGPSSVNNDPMLTKLIRQNAIDLLGQTHVQTIAKPSMGGEDFANYLDHVPGSLFRLGCMPARGSAPPLHAPDFDIDERALIIGAKILARSVVNYFDPSRKKNGDSHDPT